Sequence from the Peromyscus maniculatus bairdii isolate BWxNUB_F1_BW_parent chromosome 11, HU_Pman_BW_mat_3.1, whole genome shotgun sequence genome:
ACAAAGAGGTAGAAACTAATCTAGGAACGTCCCCTTGAAAGGAACTTAACCTCTGGCAAGCACTAACTGATCTCTGTCAAGTTACACAGGTTCTTTGACAGTGTTTGGATCATGACCACATTTTGTGTACACgtttttaaaaactcatatgaatttatttggatcCCATTAATGCTGTTCTTCATGAAGCTTTACCTTTCAGCAGAAATGGCAATAGAAAAACctaaagaatgttaaaaaaaaaaaaaccaatgagtTTAAAATGTAGGTGACTTGTATGttctatattttaatatgttttaaactTGCTGACCCAcccgccccacccctgccccatcgGACTGTGTGGCAAGCTGACATTATaatcataaacattttttttaatgagggtgATTTTGCTTAGATTACTTTAGACCAATTCCTCCAGGCAATCTTCACCTAATCTTAAAGAAATGTGTACTATTCGTCTGTGCCTCTGGGGACATCTTGGAAAGGGTGTAAGCTTTAAGAAGCGGCAGTGGACTGAGCAGCCTGGGCCACTTTTGTGCTGTCCAGGAACAAGACAATGTAATCAGGGACTGGGCAACCCTACGGAACAAACACAGAATCTAAAGagcttttttccttctctgtttgtCTTCAGATGAGTAAAAACTAAGAGAAGCTAAAGTCTATATTTCTGAAAGCTCTCAGATCCACCTAACATAAAGATCCAAGGCAAAACCAAATTTAGCTAATTAgattaaataaaacaagcaaacagccgAGCTTGCCCCCAGTTTAACTAGAAATCCCCACCCCTCTGGATTCTATGGGGTGCCAGCATCATTCTCTCTCCCACTAGTTGTATAAAATcccatttcccttcctcctcctcccattctgggcttcccctcccctcttcactcccctcctctctcctcctctcctctctcagtAGGACAGTCAGGTCTTGGTGAGTGGCTGGAAATTCCAATGTCATCTTCTATTAATAAAGAACAATTAGTGTTCTGCCTGTCTTGCCTTGAGGACCATGCATCAAAGAAGATGGAGTGTGCACTGGGCAATTGGACCCTAGGCAAAGCCCTGTCCCAGCTTagcagcccacccccacccccacccctgggcaggGTGCAGCCAGGCAAAGCCGCTAATGCCCTTGGCCAACCACTGGGCTCCACTTGCCGGTCTGACACAGACCCGCCCTTAGCCTCTGTGTTGGCCCTTTTCCCTTGGTCCAGCCTCTGCCCAGATGTGAATTCGGTAAAGACAGATGTGGCCTCCTTATGCTGTGTGTCCCTTTTCTCTCTGAGACACCATCTCTTTGTGACTAGAACAGATTCCTCTAAATGTGGGAAAGAATCCAGGAAACAGCCTAGCATAGCGCTTGGGAAGCATTCCTGCTCCCAGGTCCACCTGAAAAAAACGATGGAGTCCCAGCAGGATTCTCAGTTCAGATGTTCACTTGGTCTATGACCTAGGGCAGATCATTTAACTAAGATATTGTTCCACTATCATTGAACTACAAGACATACGCCATACCAGACACTGAAAACTGGAAGGTGATAAATACTGGATGCTCACACTTCGCTAGTGCGTCTCTTCCAGTACTCCAAGTATCCCTGTGTGCAGAGTGCCCAAATCAGTTTGGGTCAGGGCATAGGAAATCAGAGCAGTCCAGTTCCTTGGGCTCCCCGAAACCAGCCTGGGTTTTCTGGAACCCCTTCCCACTCTGTGCTTACTCTAAGAGCTCCTGTCTTCGGGGTCTGCCAACAATCTGACCCTcgaggatgggaggtggggacaggctAGCGACAATAAGAAACCGGTGCATGGGTGTGAAGCAGATTGAGAAATGATAGGTGTATCCTCCAAAGCAAGGAAGTCTTTGGGGGCTGTTGCCTGCAGTTTGTTTTGAATTGAGAGAAGGCTAGCAGAGGGCAGACGGAGCAGCCTGAGAGAGCACTGAGCCACCCTGGTGGACTTGACCAGGGGATCCCTCTGGTTGTCTGAGGTCTAGAGGATCTGATGATCTCTCAGGCACGGAGTGAGGAGGCTGGGTGAATACCCTGACCCTGTAGAGAAACAGCTGTCTCAGctgtacagagtgagacccacCCTACAGTTGCTCCTCGCCAAAATCAGAGCTTCAGTTTTTCAATACCCTTGCCAACCATGTTGCTGATTAACTTTGGGCTGGTGACCACAGCCTCTGCCCCCTCCAGACAGAGTGGAGCTGGGCTCTGAAGTCTTTCTTTTCCCCCATTAACTATTTAGGAAAACCTCCTCCAGGATCTATAATTTGGCTCCAACAAAGGAATTGCCCTGGGGCTGTTTTGCTCCAACTGAGAGCCAGAAACTAATGGGCTCATTAACTAATGGGCAACAAGGATTTGGCTTTGCCTGTTTGGGGGAAGTCACTTCAGCCCCatggttataatttttttttttcctccacaagCTCAATAACCAATAACccatcctctctccccttccatctCCTTTACTCcgttctcctttctcttcctcagaaGGAGAGAGAGTTGTGATGGAAACAGGGTCATGTTAGGCAAGGCACTTGTCTTGGCCAAGGGGTCTCAGAAGAACCGGCTCTGCCAAATCCTCCAGCAGTGTGAGATCTGAGCTGTCGGGGTGGGTAAGGTTAGGGGACCCACCTGAGTTGTAATTCACGATATCCACTCCCAGGGCTGGGCTCTTCCGCTTCCGGGGCCGCCCCTTCTGCACGGTGCCAGTGCCATTGAAGTAAGGCAAAGCCAAGCCTCCGCTCTTGGCCGCCAGCTCCGTGTAGCTCAGTTGAGGTGCGTACTCCCCTTGCAAGAGGGTCTCGAAGTGTGCGCGGCAGTACACCAGGCTGTCCTTCATACCGAAATGGTCGCCTGTGGTCAAGGTCTTGTTGCAAGTGGAGCAGGTAAAGCAGCTCAGGTGATAGACAGAGTCTCGGGCGCGCATGACCATCTCAGAGGCGGAAATGCCAAGGTGGCAGCGGGCACATCTCTGCACAGAGAACCTTCTGAAAGCAAACAGGAGAGTCAGGGCGCCAGCTGGTGCCAGGAGGACCCATCTCCCACTCACAGCGCCAGGGCTTAGTCTGCAGGGGCCCAAGACTTGACTGGGGAGTGCTGGCTGAGGGCCATTTTGGATATCAGCTTTATTTGCCCAGTGACCTATGCTGGTTCTGGTGAACCAGAACAAACGCATCCTTACGGGAAAGTCAAAAGAACTAGGAACTTAATAGCTTCGACGTATTTTTAAAAAACCGGCAAAACTCTGAACTGGCCCAACTCGCTATTGAAAGAATATTAAGTTACAACGCCAAGTGAGAAGCCTGGCATTACCGATAACGGAATAGTACCACTCTTGGACGTATGAGTGCGCCTGGCTATCCCAGAAAACGGGAATTCTGCAGAAGAAAGGCTATTCTTTCGGctcccctcctgcttctgctcagAGGGCAGCTAGGTCACTTCCACATGCTCAAATCTTTCCCAAGCTgctggttttattgttgttgtttgcttgggtttttttgtttgtttgtttgttttgttttgttttgttgggttttgtttcctTCAGTCTGGTTCTGGCTAGCCATTCGGGGAGCAGTAGCCTGTACATAGCCATGAACTATGTCATCCACTTGGTTGCTGCTGCCCGGGCCAATAATAGGCAAGTTGACCAATTCACATCAAGGGGGACCAACAGGACAAAAGTCTTGTTTGCCAGAGACCTGTCCACtggctcttctcccagatttctcagcCGAGTTGTGTAGCTGGGAAGAGCTAGTGACCCTCATAAAGCTCTCTGCTGCCTGGGATCCTTCTTGCCCATCCTCACCCATGGCGTGCACACAGCTTTCAGGAAGGCATATGTAAAGAATTTCCCCCATCTCAGAAATAACTGTACCCTGGAcgggcaaaacaaaacaaaaaacaaacaaaagaacaaaacaaacaaacaaaacaaaacgggcATCATAGAGAGGCGACTCGGGATTCCCCGCAGGTGGCTCCAACCAGGTGTATTGGGTCAGAGGAGTGTGTgactggggggcggggtgggagtACCTGTAGTAATCCTCCTTGCAGTAAATGCTGCCGTCCTTGGCAAAGCAGGTGAGCTCAGACTCCAGGGCCAGCTTACATTCACAGCACTTCAGGCACCGCAGGTGCCACTGCTTGTCGACCGCCAGTAGATAATACCTGTCGGAGATCTTGCCCCCGCAGCCGGCGCACAGAGCGGGCTTCTCCGGGCTGAGCGGAGGCATGCCCTGTGAAGCAAGCACAAGTCAAGGCTGATGGGACGCGAGGCGCGGGGCGCTGCCGCACAACCCGGGACGCCTTTGGCAGAACGAGTCCCCCCCAGCACAGGAGCGCATCATACCAGGGGCCACCGCACCCAAAATCAAGAGTCGGGGAAACATGCCTAATTTCTCCGCTTGCAACGACCAGTTAGTTCTTCTTAGGGGTTTGCTTGGACCAGCGTCCCGGTCCTCCTGGCCCAGGGACCCTAGCACCCGGACATGTAGAGCCTAGAGAATGGTTTGATGAGTGTCCCGGAATTAGAATAACGAAGGCTAAAAATCTGTGACTTTCaaacaatacacaaaataaaacaacagagcCGTGGTTGAGAAGTAAAAAGAATTCTGAAGTAcacgagtttttttttttttacacaaacaATACTATAAttctatttttctgaattttaataGGCGGAGTAATTTGGCCGGCATTGTTGTGATTCAGACAAGCTTAGCAGATGTTGCtattctgtaagttcaaggccgtCGCCCTGTTCCCATAAGGAAGTGAAGTGTCTGTCCCGAAGGAAGGACCCCCATCCAGTCTTGTCTGTACACTCGCTCTTTTCTCTAGCAAGCATAAACAACACAGATCTTTCTCTTGAAAATGTGATTCCCAAATGAAGCTTTCCACCTAGGTCCCAACTGAGGCTAGCTAAGTCCGTAAAACGCACTCTGAGGATCCCAGTCGAATCTGGtggctgtttttttatttttaaataaaatagccGCGAAAGATGAAAAGAAGTTACTCGCTGGATCCTTTCCTCAGACTAGCAGAAACAATCCGGGCTTCCCCTACTACAACTTGGCCACACGGGAAAGTTAAATTTCGCCTTTTACTCAGATAATGGATTCTCACTGAATTAATGGTACGAAGGGCCATAGTGGGTTATTTAAGGAGACCCAAAACCTCGCTGAGTGGCTAGAACCATCTCGGGTCAGGTTGAGCTGCAGTCCCTTCCCGCAGTGACAAGAAAGGTTTACACAGTACTGTTCATCAGGAATCATTTCTGCAGACTTCtgtagttttctccttccagtcCATAAGTGGAGAGGGGGAAATGCTTAGATTACTATTGATTTCACGAAGACATAACTGCTGTTACGAATAGTAACCGGCAGTGGTAGCTGATTGCTTCTCTTGGGTTTGCAGAGTTCGTGTTCTTGCTTTTAGACTAGGGGGCCCGCTCCTTCTCATTTTTATTCGATTTCCCGCTACCCAAGACACCCTCCCCATAAGAAAGAGAAACGCAATTTTGTGACCAGGGTAGCTGAGCCCGCATGCCAGAGGCCCTAACAATCTCTAGATTCGGGTGCTGAGTTCCGAGCGTTCGAAGGATTGGAAACCGACCAGTGCGTCTGGGTCTTCCTCCATCCCAGAGACTGGAGTCCCAGGGGTTCAGCCTGTCCCGGACGCCGTGCCGGCAAACGGTCCCCTAGTACCTGGCTGCACCAAAGGCTTGCCCTCCAGGCGGCGGATCCGGCCTTGCGGCCGAGTCACCagagaccagagtttggttctggCAAGGAGCAAGCCCGCTCCTTCCAAGGCCCGCTGCCCTGCGCGCTCGCGATCAGCCGCTACAAAGACCGGTGAACTCAGAACCGCAGCATCCCAGACACCTCGGTTCGGAAAGGGACCCTTGCCTAGCAAAGCAGAACTCTCGAGAAAACCTAGCGAGCGTCCCCAGGAAGATGTCCCCGGGACCCGCCATCCCCAAACCTGGGCAGGCCGGAGACTCTCAGTTTCTCCAGCGCCGCACCGGGGCCGGTCCTTACCGCGTCGCGGCCGTTGAGCTGAGTGCCTTTGGCCAGACGGGCCTCGGTCTTGGATCTGCGCTCCATCTCCTCCATGATGCCTTGGATGTGGCCTCCGGAGATCCCGTGGAAGAGCATGGCTGGGGGGCGGAAAGGACACGAATTGTTTTCGGCTCGGCACCCCACTATTTCCATAAACACGCGCCTAGGGCTCTCAGTTCATCCGCGTGAAGAAGCAAAGAGGACCCGCCACAGGGCTGCGCGGTGAAGGAGCGGAGAGACGCGTGGGGACAGgggcaagagaggaaagaagaaaacgaCAAACGACAGAGTGGAAATAGATCTATTGAAGAGGGAAAAGACTctagtccaaaaaaaaaaaaaaaaaaaaaaaaagcgacggggaaaggagggaaaaaaggtCCGGCGCTTCCCAGAAGGAGATgtgcagaaaacaaacaaacgcgGACGGAGAGGAAAGCAGGAGAATCTTACTGCAGTGAGAGCTCGAATTACTAATGAAAAACAACTGCCGCGGGGTtgggggggagcgggggggggaggaaaacaaaatctgaggaagaaagaaaaatagttttgaacacaaagaaagaaaacgaaGTGTTATATCCAGCGTCCCCGGCTGCCGGCAAGTTCCCAGTGCCTGTAGGTTGGGTTGGGACTGCTCCTGCCGGAGCTGTGTCCAATTTGTTAAGAGACTAAAGCCAGCCCATTTTTGATAATTTAGTAGGAGGAGTCCTCTCCCTGGAGCTGCCACGGATTTTTATTCAGACAACAAAGACCTGTCATACCCCTCTCAACCCCCTGGTGATGGGCAAGCAGGGACAAACATTTCAAAGGGGTGGGGGACTgcagggggaggcagaaggagggggCCCttaccccccaccctccacccccacacgcgcgcctgcacacacacacacacacacacacacacacacacacacacacacacacacacccttccaagAGTTCTCGACAGTCCTGTTTTTAAAAGGGTAAAGGAGCCCTTATTGTCCAAGTCCTGGATGGAGCAGGCGGCAGAGCCCGGCTCATTTGATCCCAGTTCATCAGACCCCAGCCCAGCGAACACAGAAGATGAGCTGCAAACCTTA
This genomic interval carries:
- the Lhx9 gene encoding LIM/homeobox protein Lhx9 isoform X1 yields the protein MEIVGCRAENNSCPFRPPAMLFHGISGGHIQGIMEEMERRSKTEARLAKGTQLNGRDAGMPPLSPEKPALCAGCGGKISDRYYLLAVDKQWHLRCLKCCECKLALESELTCFAKDGSIYCKEDYYRRFSVQRCARCHLGISASEMVMRARDSVYHLSCFTCSTCNKTLTTGDHFGMKDSLVYCRAHFETLLQGEYAPQLSYTELAAKSGGLALPYFNGTGTVQKGRPRKRKSPALGVDIVNYNSGCNENEADHLDRDQQPYPPSQKTKRMRTSFKHHQLRTMKSYFAINHNPDAKDLKQLAQKTGLTKRVLQVWFQNARAKFRRNLLRQENGGVDKADGTSLPAPPSADSGALTPPGTTTTLTDLTNPTVTVVTSVTSNMDSHESGSPSQTTLTNLF
- the Lhx9 gene encoding LIM/homeobox protein Lhx9 isoform X2, encoding MEIVGCRAENNSCPFRPPAMLFHGISGGHIQGIMEEMERRSKTEARLAKGTQLNGRDAGMPPLSPEKPALCAGCGGKISDRYYLLAVDKQWHLRCLKCCECKLALESELTCFAKDGSIYCKEDYYRRFSVQRCARCHLGISASEMVMRARDSVYHLSCFTCSTCNKTLTTGDHFGMKDSLVYCRAHFETLLQGEYAPQLSYTELAAKSGGLALPYFNGTGTVQKGRPRKRKSPALGVDIVNYNSGCNENEADHLDRDQQPYPPSQKTKRMRTSFKHHQLRTMKSYFAINHNPDAKDLKQLAQKTGLTKRVLQGEQILGHYSQTSRRLKIP